The Brassica rapa cultivar Chiifu-401-42 chromosome A10, CAAS_Brap_v3.01, whole genome shotgun sequence genome segment TGTAGCCTCATACGTTTCCTCTGTTACCgtctgcaaaaaaaacaaaaaaaagtcaggTAGGGGATCAAAAACACGTACAAAAGCTTTCAAACATTACTTGAAATCTCcaagattttttgaacatttacctgctgtttctgaattggagtaaaaacttgagcctcaatactctttggagatattggagaagaaggtgtctcATTCATTTCCAGTGTTTCTTTTTGCAAAACTTGAGTCTGAGCAGCAGGTGACTCAatcacaatctgcaaaaaatatcaggaaaggccatcatgaatacattcaattataatttctagagtaaatattacctcatcatctggttttccttcttcttgattagttttgggtgGCGTTTCATCAGTAGAGGTTTGTGTTTCCCTCTGCCAAAAATTAGAAAGgtctatatatgtaaatcacccaaaactaattgtaaactccaactgtcattgagcatatacctcttttGTCAGATTAGGAGTAAAAACTTGAGTATCAAGGGCAGGCGTGTCATCCGATggctctctctcaatctgtAAAAATTATCACGAAGTCAATCCAGAGTACGTTCTAAAGCTTCCAAACATAACTTAAAaatccaagatttttttttgaccaTGTACCTGCTGAGTCTGACTTGGAGTATAAACAGGAGTTTCAATACTCTTTGGAGctattggagaagaaggtgtctcATTCATTTCCACTGTTTCTTTCTGTAAAACTTGACTCTGAGTAGCAGGTGACTCACTTGTTAATTTCTCTCtcacaatctgcaaaaaaatatcaggaatggccatcatgaatacattcaacTATAATTTCTAGAATAAATATTACCTCATCATCTGGTTTTCCATCTTGATTAGGATTGGATGGCCTCTCATCGGTAGACgtttctgtttctttctgtcaaaaatcagaaaagcctttatatgtaaaaaaaaatcacccaaaactaatttgtaaactccaactgtgaaaacaatatcattgagcatatacctcttttgtcagattaggagagaatacttgagtatcaagggcaggagtttcatcatctgattcattcattgtctcctgcaaaaatcaagaatgcattcaagaatatgtacaaaagcttccaaatattacttcaaaactcaacaatattttattggttacatacctcatgtgtcaaattaggctgttgagacattggagataaaggcgtctcactcgatggttgcgtgtaatcctgcaaaaatcaggaaGGGATTCAGGATTTTGTACaagaatttccaaatattttcttaaaattttttgAGCATATACCTCATTTTGTTGAGACTTTGGAGATGCAGCTGATTCAATCATTGTctcctgcaaaaatcaggaaTGCATTCAAGGAGTACAAAAGCTttccaaatattacttcaaaactcaacaatatttattggttacatacctcatgtgtcaaattaggctgttgagacattggagataaaggtgtctcactcgatggttgcgtgtgagacattggagataaaggtgtccTACTGGATCGTTGTTTGTCAAATATTAGGAAGGCATTCAAGAATATGTACAAGATCTTCCAAAAAATACTTGGAAATGCAAATGTAAAAGAAGATGTTTTGAGAATTTACCTTTTGTGTCACGTTAGTGGGAAAAACATTGTTGTTTCCTTCCAACTCTGACACACGAGCTCTAAGatgtatgttttcttcttccagtAATGACATTCGATCCTTCATGCTCTTCAGATTCTCCTCCATTACCGTGATGATCCTGTTCACTTTTTCATTTACTGAATCCTCATCAATCGGAGTAGAAGCTTGGCCAGTCTCCTTATTTGCCATCATTTGAATAAGAGCATCCAATGTGTCAAATGTGTCTACACACCTATTTTTCCAGTCATCGGCTGTAATCTTGTACCCTTTCTTTGTTACATCTTTCACTGTTTCCAGCTCGTCACTATATTTGTCTTCAATGGAGATATCATCTTCTGGATCATAGGTAGTATGCAATGGACCTTCAGCTGAGAGTATTTAAAAAAAGACCAAtgagaaacatattaaaaagaagaagccaaataAACTGAGAAACATATACTTGGAAAAGCTTACCTTTGTATCAGCTTCAACCTGTAAAACCCTATCAAGTGATGGATTCTCTACCTCAGTGTATTTTTCACACAAGTAAGTCGACCCAGGAACCTCAACTGTTGGTACACACTTACTGAACTTATTCCTTAGCAAAGGAATCGACTCTAGTATCCAAAGAAGGAATACTAGAGGATAACCTTGCAACTCAAATTTGGACTTATTCTCCAAATGATTCGCGACAGCGTTTTGAATTGACTTCAGGAGCACAATGTAAGCCTCTTTTCCCCATGGATGTGTCATATCCTGTGCATTTTTCGCATATTCCAAAGGAAAACTCCCTCCTTTGCTCTTCCGCAATAATATGCTCTCTACCAGGATGAGCATTGCGAGGCATACTCTCTCCtcagaagcatcttctcttgtgtttctgagctgGTCCACCACGTCACTTAACTTATGACTACGCCCCTTTAGCAATTCCCAATTAAATCTCTTGGTTTCCCTTCGTGGTCCTTCTAATGCACCACTACATTTCAAGCCTGTCATCATATGAaattctcttatagagaacctCATTGGCTGCGCACCGAAATGGAACCAGGCTTCATTCTCCTTGACAGAAACGATGCTTCTAGTGAGAATGGCGTAGACTATCTTTGCTGATAACTTCAATCCTCTCTCACTGAGCTTCATTATAGGTCCCAGAAATGATCCTCGGACTCTTATCATCTCATCTGGTTTTAGGATGCTTTTGACAATAGAGATATACTCTGAGCCTGAGTATTGGTTGATTGCTGACTTTTCCTTTGGCTGTGAACCAATAGGATACTTCAGCTCTGGCAGTGCTAGTTTTAGAGGTACTGAATCTcccatcttgtttctatcctgcgtagacaagaaaaaaaaatccaattttcagGAAGGGTTTCCTGAAACAATACAAATCCTTCCTGAAGTCTATACACATGCTTTCACATGAACTAGAATTCTACCAATCATATTACGTTAAAACGAACAAGTCTATACACAAGCAAAAACCAGAAGACCAATCTCtcagaaagaaaacacacataaggTTGAATCTGCAACATACCTCAAAGAGATGAATTACGCTCCAACAACTTTGTGTTCCCACAATTCAAGTCTTTCATTTGCTTCGCTGGTTAATAAGAAAGagtaacaaacaaatcaaaatcaaaacgcaAGCTTcccaaattttaattcaaaaaccctaattttaaaaagttacatAGTGATTTGTGTCCGATTTTGAGAGTAGAGAGTGTGACGCTGATGATTAgatagccggagaagatgattagcgagccggagaagatgattagcgagccggagaagatgattagcgAGCCGAAGAAGATGACtagcgagccggagaagataattcccgagccggagacgacgattcccgagtcggagaagatgattcTCGAGCCGGAGACGACGATTCCCGAGTCGGAGACGACAGTGCCGGTGAGGGTTTGAAGATTCCCGAGAGGAGACGACACGATTCGCGATCGAAGgaaatgaaatgtttttttttattcttataacAAAGGGTATAAGGGTAAATTAcccctttaatgaaacctatttttgtgactttctacttctagtgctatttttgagatataaacttcaaaaggtgctattattgacaattgcccttatcAAATGagtcgttaaaaaaaaaaaggattatcAAGTAAATTTCTACGAGGGATTCTCGGTATATATATAGCCTGTGACAATGTTCGTGATTTTAAGTTACCCACAAACTCGTACGTGCATCATTCATCAAACAAAGTTTTTTGGTTGTTCAACAACTTTAATTTATTAaccacttttaaaattataatattttaatcttATAGAGATTTAATCCCCAGATACAGCAATGTGATCATCTAATATATATCACCTAGGAAGTTTTACTTATCTTCCAAGGAACCTACATGAAATATCTCGGACGCCTTATATTTTACCAAACGAATGATTCATATTTATACGAACACAATTAAATTATACACATAGAGTGGAAACCTTATGAGCGAAGGCTCATTTAAGAACGAGAAGATCCAACTACACCGTCTTTTCCCACTTTTTTCTCCCCTTTTTTGACCAAATCTTCTATATGAACATCATCCTCAACAGATAGCACCACTGCCTCTGGTCCATGAGGTCCCTCGACTATAGCTTCGTTCATCTTATAGTGCTCATCTACACGAACTATCTCACTTTTATTACTGTTCTTCTTGCatttcttcttgatcatgaaaCAAATGACAAACGCTAGAAACGCCAAGAACATAACGCAACCTAGAGAGACAAAGACAACGACTACGACAGTCGTGTCATGGTCTGGAGTTGGTGTCCCGCGGTTAATAGCGTCCAAGGAGGCCATTGATGTGTTCGATATGTGAGGCTGAGTATTTCTTGAGGTGGTTAGTTTGAGGAAGATGGAGATTCAAGTTCCTTATTTATAGGGAGGATTGAGAACAGTACGTTGCTGCTAAGTTTCTCTAACTTGGCTCCCAACCTAAGATTTTGTTTGGATTATAAAACACTTTAGAACATCTAGTTTGATGATTTTTTCCAAGCCAAGATAGTAAACAATTAAATTAAAGTTTGAGTAAAAGACAAGAAAATCAGGCTCTCAAAATCTGGTTTTGTTAGAATATGAAGATAGAAAACTCCTTGTTCTCATACTACAATTTCTCAATTTTACATTATGCATAATCCTTTGGTCATATACCACCTTGCTCTCGATTATCAGTATATTTCCGTGAGACCTGTTTAATTTGAAATCGGCACACACTGGAAATACATGAAAATGTTTATTAGAAGTTTTCGTGTTGAGTTTGGAACTAGCGAAAGACATTTAGAAAGGTTTTATTGATTGTATCTGAACTTGGTTAAACGTTGCCTAAATACCCTTGACTAGAGATCAAGACTGTCATGGACCTCATGgttcattacaagagaatataGGTCGTCGAAAGACGCTTTAACGAGTTAGGTGTTGTTTGTTTGCTAACCTAGGTGATCTATTTGGGTGAAGATGCAAATCGATGTTCGTTTTGTACATTATAATGTTACATCAAGATGGTTCATccagctgaatttttaaaaactcatctcaaattctcacccaaatgagggtgagtcttgatggtgcatTTGGATGCAGGTGCATCTAGTtcaatttaaaatgataaatgacaaaataactttttaaaatcaaattattattttcgaacCAAAAAATCCTATATTGTCCCATATACatttttttcgccaaaaccgaaaaatgcattttctcgccaaaactgaaaaacacactttctgccaaaaccgcaaaaatacgtttttccccAAAAAGCGTATAAATGCACATTTCCATAAAACACACTTTTCGGCCAATCCAGTAAAACCACACTTTTCGGCCAAAACGGTAAACATACACTTTCTCGCCAAAAGCGTAAACCGCACTAAAACCGAAAAACATACTTTCCCGCCAACATAGTAAAAACACACTTTATCACCAAAAAtcgcaaaaatgcattttcccgccaaaaccggaaaacgcattttcccgctaaacctggaaaaacgcattttacagccaaaaccgaaaacgcattttcccagCAAAAACACAAAACACACATTTTTCCGTAAAAAACtgcaaaacacattttcccgaaacaagaaaaatagatttttcCCCCAAAACTGAACAAAcacattttctcgccaaaatcgggcaaatgcattttcccgctaaaaacgCAAAAATGCATGTTCCCACTAAAAACGCATATTTTTGAGATCAATGAATTTACCAAATAAATTTCGACATGAATTGTGATTAGCCAATTGCTTGGAGTAGATGTAAGCTCCTATTCTCATGTCATAGACAAGTCGTCATGAACGAGCTGTCATGGTTAGGATATCATATATGAGGTGTCGTGGGCAGACTGTCGCGAACGCGCTGTCGTAGACATGCATCATCTTCCAATCTAACTTCTTACTTTGTAGATTTCTGCAAGAACGGACTGTGTGATCACGTTTTTCTGTCCTACAACATTCTTGATGAGCCGTCCAGTTGAGCTACCATGGATGGAGTGTCAGTTGACTACCTTCTAAAGACAATACGTCGTGGACATACTGTCATGAAAGAGCGTCATGAAAAAATCGTCACGAGTGAACCTGTATGACGAGTTCAGAGTGTTTGTTGGGCCCTAAATCAGCAGTCTCCTCGTGCCAGTCAGCTGTGGTGTCGAGGATGTGAGTTCTTAGCAACGCCAAATCCAACACAAGTTGACGAGCTCCCATCCTTATCTTATCCGAGTCAAAGGGAGTTCCGAGATCGCCGCCACTTACTAACCAACTATGAGAGAGAATATCAAAATGAGTAATCAATAGAGTAACTATAAAAGcgtaaagaaaaaaaggaagaaagacACGCCCTGAGGCCTAGACATATCACCATCCACTTCGACCTTACTCTCACTATCTTTAGCTTATAGTTTCTAGCTTAGTTGATCTTGTTTTGTTATACCTTGTAAACATTTTTTGTGTTAAACTTCAATATATAAAAGTCCCTTTCGTCAACTTGAGTCTGATTACATCTTTTGTGTTATGAGGATATCGTTATCAACATAGTTCTTCTTCCCTAATCTATTACATACAATCACAACCAAATAGTTATTGTGGATTTTAGGATCCACATTTTGGCGGCGCCTGTGGAGCGAAACGAAAAATATACTTGCTGAGAATCCGATCTAAGATTTAGAAGAACGAAGATGGATCCTTCGTACATGACTCCTGAACCTCTACCAAACCAACCATTGAAAAGGCACATGACTTGAGGAGCTGacataccatggattttaccagTTTTCAGCCCTGGTATATACGTGTTTTAGAgtctatttattatgttttggagtctttttagAGTCTTTACAGGTTCATGTATGTTTTGGAGCAATGTGGTGATTATGGAGCAATGTGGAGATAAAGATAGAAGAAATTCATACCTGTTCAGAGAACCAGCCAGAGTCGACATTTAGAGCTAGCCAATCGTCGATCGACAAATACATCTTTTCGTCGATCAACAGCAACACGCGTGAAAAGgccgacttgaagcccaagttcTACATAATTACAAGACTACCCCTGACCGACTTTAACAtaatatttatgtgctctgTTATTATATTGGACAACCCACGCTTTCTTATTTTCTATTATTCACAGCATAAGGTTTTAGAGTTTTTACtagtttggagagaagatccaagactTCTTCAGAGCTTGTATTGGAACTCCATTCTTATCTGCCTATTCTATTTATGCATTCTGTTcagtttattttcattttttgtttgatcatgtctgagtagttctctttgttagatttagggttatTAGGGTTATGAAGGATTAGCTAAAACTACAGAATTGCTAAGGTGATAATTAAGCAACCTTCAAAGAATTGCTATTAACGCTTGTGTTTTAGAGTAGCTAACTAGGACCTTGATCTTAGGATTGTAGACAACTATGACAGTAGGTTCTGCATTAGAATTCGTTCTCTTGAGCTATGATTGCTAGGAAAAAGAGACAACTGATATAGTTAAGACTAGTGAACCTATCGATCAGCTCGTTAACGCTTGTCTAAGGTAGCATTGATCGAAACTAACTCAATAGCATCAATCGACGCTCGATCCGTGTCAACTAAAAAAAGCTGAAATACTGGACTTAGTCAACAAATTTGATTCGCAGCGAAAGCTGGACATCTTATGCATTAGACACCAAGTTCTAGGATTGTCATCTGCATACCTTGAGAATTATACATCATTATAATCATGATTACATGAACCTTAGATCTAGCTATTTTCTCTAATTGTTTACAAACAAACTAATCAATCAATCTGCTTAGTTTTGAGTTATCTAATGCTTTATAATTTACTGGACAGCTTAATCATTGACTGCTTTAGATCTATTGTGTGTACTCgctccttgtggattcaatTCCTAAGTACTGaaactgaacctcttatttgagagagtaaagtcGCTTCAGGGTAATTTCAGTGATATCAATTTTGGCGCTGTTGCCGgagagctttgatcgccattagatgtAATTAGTTCGATTTAGTCTAGGTTgcttttcttatttaaaattttctcataattttttttcttgatcttTTCAAGTGCATGCCCAGCAGTAcaagaagcaacaaggaaaatCGCTATCATTCTCAGACCCTGCATGTTTGGAACGTACAAAATCCACAAAAAGAGACGccccacatcgatcgacaacaactCAACTTcgttgatatcactcaaattaccttaAGGAGTGacttttactctctcaaatatgagattcagttgtagtacttaggaatcgaatccacaaggaggaGGGCACAAAATAGATCTAAAACAGATGTGATTAAGCTAGGCAATAAGTAAATAAACAGTAAATAAATGATAGCAGGTTACACAAAGCTAGTTGTTTAGTTGATTGATTGGAGGTTATAAACAATATGGGAAGGAAGCTAAATTTAGGGTTTCAGGTAATCATGATTATAATCAGATAAAATACTTAGGTTGACAATCTTAGAACTCGAAGTCTAATCAAAAGGTATCCACTTCCGCTGTGAATCAATTCTATTGACTAAGTCCAATATCTCAGTTTTCGCTTGTTGATACGGAtcgagtgtcgatcgatgctattgAGTTAGCGTTGATCGATGCTACTTTAGACAAAGGTTAGCGAGTTGATCGATATGTTCACtagttttaaataaataagCTGTCGTTTGTTTCTAGCAATCTTAGCTCAAGGAAATCTATTATGGTGCAGAACCTACCATAGTTGTCCACAATCCTAAAATCAGGGTTCTAGTTAGATACTCTAAAACACAAGCACTACAAGAAATTCCTAGAAGAATGTTTATCACCTTagcaattttataattttggctACTCCTTCATAACCCTAATTAAACCTTAAATCTAATAAGTGaattactcagacatagcaaagcaaagGATAGCAATAATCTGAATAAAATGCATAAGAAGAATAAGGTAGAAAAAATGGAGTTCCAATACAAAGCTCTGAAAGAGTCTTAGATATTCTCTCCAAACTACTAAAATACCCTAAAAACCTTATGATGTGAatgaatgaaaataaaaaagtgtGTGTTGTCGAATACAATGGCAGAGCACATAAGTATTAGATCAAAGTCGGCCGGGagtaattttgtaaatatgtgGGACTTGGGCATCATATTGGTCATGAAATAGCGCCCCGATTTCGCGCTTTGCTGTCAATCGACAACAAGTGATGTTTGTCGATCGACGGATGACTCTGAATGTCAACTCTGGTTGGTCCCATGAACAACTACGAGTTTCTTATGtctttatctccaaaatgctctaAAATCACCACAACAAAACATACCTAAACCTTTAAAGACTctaaaaaaactccaaaacataataaatagattctaaaacacttatataccatggctaaaaaGTGGTAAAATACATGGTATATCAATTTCCCTAGAATTaccattttgcttgtcctcaaccAAAACAAGAATAGTCTTATAaaagaggttttgaaaacaGCAGAGACTCACATAATTTAACATCACTACTCTCATTTCTATAAATATGAATGGTGGGAATGCTAATTGCTAACCTCGGAGATGATTCAGTATACTACATTGTAGCTTATTCATTATACCATAACATCGCACAACTCCACTGATAGCGCCTGACATACCCCTCTACTGATCTCATTTCTGCATAAATAAAAATGTGTAGGCTACATCTTGAGAGCATCAATCAAAAGACACATGGAATCAACtcaaacaagtatctggacAGACATGTAACTATCTGGTTCtttccctctctcttctctcttctctgaataCTATTTCTTTTAATCTGACAAAGTGTGGGCGAATAGTGGGGTCATCAATAATGTACATATCTCTCGCTTCCAACGATGTGTGATCATTCTTTTGAATTAGAATAGTGGGGTCATtggtaatgtacctacccctctGCATCTCAGgaaatcatctcaatcttttatAATA includes the following:
- the LOC103847706 gene encoding uncharacterized protein LOC103847706, coding for MASLDAINRGTPTPDHDTTVVVVVFVSLGCVMFLAFLAFVICFMIKKKCKKNSNKSEIVRVDEHYKMNEAIVEGPHGPEAVVLSVEDDVHIEDLVKKGEKKVGKDGVVGSSRS